One genomic segment of Oncorhynchus masou masou isolate Uvic2021 chromosome 16, UVic_Omas_1.1, whole genome shotgun sequence includes these proteins:
- the LOC135557643 gene encoding protein enabled homolog isoform X2, with product MMHALEVLNSQDTGAGPTLPRQSPQSPQVQNGPSPEDLEMQRRQLLELQRLKEVERERLERERQERERLEREMQERERERERQDRERQERERERSERERTERDRLERERQEKEREQLERERAERERELMEREKQERERMENEMRQEQQLDSEQLDWERGRHISNATFESTLYTPPPPEYSSKTSSTSVSPTTPNYPPPTPSPSSATPPTPPLRHSASRFATSLGSAFHPVLPHYATVPRRQPVPPTPPAPAPATPSKSVVWSATNFSPLPPSPPVMISSPPGKATGPRPVIAIPAPSPLSQKNPSPSPNGPPMFPAPSPVTIGNSSNPTPPPPPTPPPPPPLPPLSLSLSCQQSPVVSHIAPLVSSPSSQPAIVPSPSTAPPASADLSVNLSVLGDSCSVAPEASQPADPLAQQDPALTLVIPTPPPPPPLPPGSTVTPTAAAPPAPPGPPPSPLPPTLTPTSGGPPSPPEPPPLPGGQAHPPPPPAPPLPPGLFSPSEDRPLSGLAAALAGAKLRKVPRSDSGGDAAAALAAAMAGGLAGSAGAKPGGNGPLGGAPGGGGLMEEMSALLARRRRIAEKGSSPEPEQRADESGEGNTTPKVSACSTPDMPRKPWERTNTMNGSKSPVIGRPKSTTTPTGSLSANGVPTEGLDYDRLKQDILDEMRKELSKLKEELIDAIREELGKSNMA from the exons gcCCCACGTTGCCAAGACAGAGCCCCCAGAGCCCCCAGGTTCAGAATGGACCTTCGCCAGAGGACCTGGAGATGCAGAGAAG GCAGCTGCTGGAGCTGCAGCGGCTGAAGGAGGTGGAGCGGGAGCGACTGGAGCGGGAGCGCCAGGAGAGGGAACGGCTGGAGCGTGAGATGCAGGAGAGGGAGCGTGAACGTGAACGCCAGGACCGGGAGCGCCAGGAGCGAGAGCGGGAGCGCTCCGAGAGGGAGCGCACTGAACGGGATCGCCTGGAGCGCGAGCgtcaggagaaggagagagagcagctggagagagagagggcggagagagagagggagctgatggagagagagaagcaggagagggagaggatggagaacgAGATGCGGCAGGAGCAGCAGTTGGACAGCGAGCAGttggactgggagagagggagacacatcTCCAACGCCA CATTTGAAAGTACCCTCTACACCCCTCCGCCTCCAGAGTACTCCTCCAAGACCTCCTCTACGTCTGTGTCTCCCACCACCCCCAActaccctccacccaccccgtcaCCCTCCTCTGCAACACCCCCCACCCCGCCTCTACGACACTCTGCCTCCCGATTCGCCACCTCACTCGGCTCCGCCTTCCATCCGGTCCTGCCCCACTACGCCACAGTCCCCAGGCGACAGCCTGTCCCTCCCACGCCCCCTGCCCCAGCCCCGGCAACACCCTCCAAGTCAGTGGTGTGGTCAGCAACCAACTTCAGCCCCCTGCCTCCCTCGCCCCCCGTCATGATCAGTAGCCCACCGGGCAAGGCCACTGGCCCACGCCCTGTCATCGCCATCCCGGCCCCCAGCCCCCTGTCACAGAaaaacccctctccctcccccaacgGGCCCCCCATGTTCCCCGCTCCTTCACCTGTCACCATCGGCAACAGCAGCAACCCCACCCCGCCTCCTCCTCCgaccccacctccccctccaccgctgccccctctctccctgtcgtTGTCCTGCCAGCAGTCGCCCGTCGTCTCCCACATCGCTCCCCTTgtgtcctctccctcatcccagccTGCTATTGTCCCTTCTCCTTCCACAGCTCCCCCTGCATCTGCTGACCTCTCTGTAAACCTCTCTGTGCTGGGAGACTCCTGCTCCGTGGCTCCAGAGGCCTCTCAGCCTGCAGACCCTCTGGCCCAGCAGG ACCCAGCGTTGACTCTTGTGAtacccacccctcctccccctccccccctccctcccggtTCCACTGTGACCCCCACGGCCGCTGCCCCCCCAGCCCCACCaggccctcccccctcccccttgcCCCCCACACTCACTCCTACCAGCGGCGGGCCTCCTTCCCCACCTGAACCGCCACCTCTCCCCGGTGGCCAggcccaccctccccctcccccagcccctcccctgCCACCTGGTCTCTTCTCCCCGTCCGAGGACCGCCCCCTGTCCGGGCTGGCTGCTGCCCTCGCTGGAGCCAAGCTGCGTAAAGTGCCAAGG agtgatagtggtggtgatgcCGCAGCTGCTCTGGCTGCAGCCATGGCTGGGGGTTTGGCCGGCTCTGCAGGGGCCAAACCTGGAGGGAACGGCCCTCTGGGTGGAGCACCTGGAGGCGGGGGGCTGATGGAGGAGATGAGCGCCCTGCTGGCCAGGAg GAGAAGAATTGCAGAGAAGGGATCATCCCCTGAGCCAGAGCAGCGAGCT GATGAGAGCGGCGAGGGCAACACAACTCCCAAAGTGTCAGCCTGTAGTACACCTG ACATGCCCAGAAAACCTTGGGAGAGGACTAACACTATGAATGGTAGCAAATCCCCGGTCATTGGAAG ACCGAAGTCCACAACCACACCGACTGGATCCCTAAGTGCCAACGGGGTGCCAACAGAAGGTCTCGACTACGACAGATTAAAACAG GACATTCTGGACGAGATGAGGAAGGAGTTGTCGAAGCTGAAAGAGGAACTTATTGATG CCATCAGGGAGGAGCTGGGAAAGTCGAACATGGCGTAG